Proteins encoded within one genomic window of Citrobacter amalonaticus Y19:
- a CDS encoding DUF1062 domain-containing protein, producing MHVTWTVSPVGYQRIAKRCPACNIKRDFIPSGAFRMNSQKKLLDVWSIYKCLHCDYTWNISLFSRLPVSRIDRDLYARIVANDANAILLFAHDRQILKRNNAELSGSPDFAVREQWRVTLARHQQVKVTIRLTAAFQVSLLSVMKKQLRLSTGEVARRIAEGKIRGITLRELKNRKHHDTTHELWMSPEAFYSTRKMKR from the coding sequence ATGCACGTCACATGGACCGTCAGTCCCGTGGGATATCAGCGCATTGCAAAGCGTTGTCCTGCCTGCAATATCAAACGCGATTTCATCCCTTCCGGGGCTTTCAGAATGAATTCGCAAAAGAAGCTGCTGGATGTCTGGAGCATCTATAAGTGCCTTCATTGCGACTATACCTGGAATATCAGTCTGTTCTCGCGACTCCCTGTCAGCCGTATTGACCGCGACCTTTATGCGCGGATCGTTGCCAATGACGCAAACGCGATCCTGCTTTTCGCCCACGATCGCCAAATTCTGAAGCGAAATAATGCCGAGCTCTCCGGGAGTCCGGACTTTGCTGTTCGTGAACAGTGGCGGGTGACACTTGCCCGCCATCAGCAGGTGAAGGTCACTATCCGCTTAACGGCCGCCTTTCAGGTCAGTCTGTTATCGGTGATGAAAAAGCAGTTGCGACTCAGTACGGGGGAGGTCGCGCGACGGATTGCCGAAGGGAAGATTCGCGGCATTACGCTGCGTGAACTTAAAAATCGCAAACATCATGATACGACGCATGAGCTTTGGATGAGCCCGGAGGCGTTCTACTCAACCCGGAAAATGAAGCGCTAA
- a CDS encoding HAD-IA family hydrolase gives MLHAEAFLFDMDGTLVDSTEVVENEWRRFSARFDLDAEEVIAFAHGRQTLDTVIHFLGAGEEAVTAADELDARELMILDGIVAIAGAADLLQRLPQDRWALVTSASRELAINRMHAAGLPLPAVMVCAEDVAEGKPSPEGYLKAASILGYRAQDCIVFEDAAAGIRAGNASGARVIAVVPDANGAQEAFACATLTMLNIVPDTSGFRITLLMAEE, from the coding sequence ATGTTACATGCTGAAGCGTTTCTGTTTGATATGGACGGCACCCTGGTAGACTCAACGGAGGTGGTTGAAAATGAATGGCGCAGGTTCAGCGCCCGCTTTGATCTGGATGCAGAAGAGGTTATCGCTTTTGCTCATGGGCGACAAACGCTCGATACGGTTATTCATTTCTTAGGCGCTGGCGAAGAGGCCGTGACGGCTGCAGATGAGCTGGATGCACGTGAACTGATGATCCTTGACGGGATTGTTGCCATTGCCGGGGCGGCCGATTTGTTGCAGCGCCTGCCGCAGGATCGCTGGGCACTCGTCACCTCCGCAAGCCGGGAGTTGGCTATTAACAGGATGCATGCAGCCGGATTACCGCTTCCGGCCGTGATGGTCTGTGCAGAGGATGTCGCAGAAGGAAAACCCTCGCCTGAAGGCTATCTGAAAGCCGCATCGATTCTTGGTTATCGTGCTCAGGACTGTATTGTTTTTGAGGATGCGGCTGCCGGGATACGTGCCGGTAATGCAAGCGGTGCGCGCGTGATTGCCGTCGTCCCCGATGCTAACGGCGCTCAGGAAGCTTTTGCCTGCGCCACATTAACCATGCTGAACATCGTCCCCGACACGAGTGGCTTCAGAATAACCTTGCTCATGGCTGAAGAGTAA
- a CDS encoding autotransporter outer membrane beta-barrel domain-containing protein, translating into MNTIKWKKICSLAFGCTFLVAPCAESVESEELTSATYTTGMGSISTGGTYTVSQGDVIRDASGYTGHSSGQRPLANTVNGDIDFIIDPGRTLTFRGFNNNQGTSERTTLYAYERGGPYGGRMSFTGGNVIVSNESNTGNSYIYALFAGPGGKFDFKSDGDNKINLSVLMPMVGPARADRHGIGLYQGQFGFDGGRFRIEIEGDPEDDGLSHREGLAVSAGSTVDIKADLIEVDVSEVAMLLSASLDSSNYPVVNNVMNRVNFEADYISIKSGQIGLWGGGNLDANGVSSQIEFTGQTKIEALSRGDVDIYYGEIVGGRAIELLSTDITFNGVTEVVGENLTLLGTRPGYDHEFLGWQDGYWLRTITIMDHSRLTTNDDFIITSNGGYYNTGFYLWESEAYFNGKVRINMLNGGDTTRAVYSIGTTEDTTPTRAEFRDDVIISLAGSDARYVSGMEAAGGGVIEVQKGLQITDNDNATWSLFSREENSLIDVNTSGTGTIQLKGNIGAINDATLNMVLNNEDSWVTAASYTETNFDTTPGTVNLALTNGSVWNMTDSSHVTNLTMDNSTVNFLPPGHAGNFKTLTVEGNFNGGGTLNMSTKLGGDNSPTDKLVVEGDTSGDTLVAVTNAGGAGATAANGIELVEVLGNSAGTFEKVDRIVAGIYEYDLVKRGKNWYLTNNIVVEPEPGPEPVPADTPPVEPTAPGGGQQYRPEPGIYLANALVANTLFTTTMHDRLGKAQYTDMLTGQQKSTSLWMRHTGGHTRFKDTSGQLSTQSNRYIVQLGGDVAQWSTNGVNRWHLGLMAGYATSSSHTHSNLTGYSSRGQIHGYSAGIYGTWHANDIDKTGAWVDSWLLYNWFDNDVSGDYLETEKYKSDGITASLETGYNFRVAGSSDARTSYWLQPKVQAIWMNVRADDHTEKNGTRVVDNSEGNLQTRVGVKAYLQSYNKMDEGKDRSFLPFVEANWIHNTNQFRLKMDGVSNEISGTRNYGELKVGVESQINQNLHLWGNISQQIGNNGYSDTQGILGVKYTF; encoded by the coding sequence ATGAATACCATTAAATGGAAAAAAATTTGTTCATTAGCATTTGGGTGCACTTTTTTAGTCGCTCCCTGTGCCGAATCTGTCGAATCAGAAGAACTGACAAGTGCGACATACACTACTGGCATGGGTTCCATTTCCACTGGTGGGACATATACTGTCAGTCAGGGAGATGTCATCCGGGATGCCAGTGGATATACCGGACATTCTAGTGGTCAACGCCCCCTGGCCAATACCGTTAACGGCGATATTGATTTCATTATTGACCCGGGAAGAACGTTGACGTTCAGAGGCTTCAACAACAATCAGGGAACAAGTGAAAGGACCACGCTGTATGCCTATGAGCGGGGCGGACCCTACGGCGGCAGGATGAGCTTTACCGGGGGAAATGTTATCGTCAGTAACGAGTCGAATACTGGCAATTCATATATTTATGCCCTGTTTGCCGGTCCGGGAGGGAAATTTGATTTCAAAAGCGATGGCGATAATAAAATTAATCTTTCAGTTCTGATGCCAATGGTCGGCCCCGCGAGAGCTGACCGCCATGGGATCGGTTTGTACCAGGGACAGTTCGGCTTTGATGGCGGACGTTTCAGGATCGAAATTGAAGGTGATCCCGAGGACGATGGTCTCTCTCACCGCGAAGGGCTGGCAGTATCTGCAGGCAGTACTGTTGACATTAAAGCAGATCTTATCGAGGTTGACGTCAGTGAAGTCGCGATGCTTTTATCAGCAAGCTTGGATAGCAGCAATTACCCTGTAGTAAACAATGTGATGAACCGTGTTAACTTTGAGGCAGACTATATATCGATTAAATCAGGTCAAATAGGTCTTTGGGGAGGGGGAAATCTTGACGCTAATGGTGTCAGCAGTCAGATTGAGTTTACCGGTCAGACTAAAATAGAAGCGCTCTCCAGAGGAGATGTGGATATCTACTATGGCGAAATTGTTGGTGGTAGAGCAATTGAATTGCTTTCAACTGATATTACCTTTAACGGTGTCACTGAAGTTGTTGGTGAGAACCTGACCTTATTGGGGACCCGACCCGGCTATGATCATGAATTTCTCGGCTGGCAAGATGGGTACTGGTTACGAACAATAACAATTATGGACCACTCCAGGCTGACGACGAATGATGACTTTATAATAACCAGCAATGGTGGTTATTATAATACCGGCTTCTACCTCTGGGAAAGTGAAGCGTATTTCAATGGTAAAGTCCGTATCAATATGCTGAATGGCGGAGATACCACGCGCGCAGTCTATTCTATAGGCACGACCGAAGACACTACCCCCACCCGGGCTGAATTCAGAGATGATGTTATTATCTCCCTTGCCGGTTCTGACGCCCGATACGTTTCCGGTATGGAAGCCGCAGGTGGTGGCGTTATCGAAGTACAAAAGGGATTACAAATTACTGACAACGACAATGCCACCTGGTCACTTTTCTCCCGGGAAGAAAACAGCCTGATCGATGTGAATACTTCTGGTACGGGTACTATTCAGCTCAAAGGTAATATCGGCGCGATTAATGATGCTACGCTCAACATGGTTCTTAATAATGAAGACTCCTGGGTGACAGCGGCCAGCTATACAGAAACCAATTTTGACACCACGCCTGGTACCGTCAATCTGGCGCTGACAAACGGTTCTGTCTGGAATATGACCGACAGTTCTCATGTTACGAACCTGACGATGGACAACAGTACCGTGAACTTTCTGCCGCCGGGACACGCCGGTAACTTCAAAACGCTGACGGTTGAAGGCAATTTCAATGGCGGCGGTACGTTGAATATGAGTACAAAGCTGGGCGGCGATAATTCCCCTACCGATAAATTAGTCGTGGAAGGCGATACTTCCGGAGATACCCTTGTTGCGGTAACTAACGCAGGTGGCGCGGGGGCGACGGCGGCAAATGGTATCGAACTCGTTGAAGTCCTTGGCAACTCTGCCGGAACCTTCGAGAAAGTGGATCGAATCGTTGCGGGGATTTATGAATATGACCTCGTCAAAAGAGGGAAAAACTGGTATCTGACGAACAACATCGTGGTTGAGCCAGAGCCGGGTCCAGAGCCCGTTCCGGCAGACACGCCTCCTGTAGAACCCACTGCACCAGGCGGTGGACAGCAGTACCGTCCTGAGCCGGGTATCTATCTGGCTAACGCACTGGTCGCGAATACGCTGTTTACCACCACAATGCACGATCGGCTGGGTAAAGCGCAGTACACCGACATGTTAACCGGGCAGCAAAAGTCAACCAGTCTATGGATGCGCCATACGGGAGGTCATACCCGTTTCAAAGATACCTCTGGTCAGTTGAGCACTCAGAGCAACCGTTACATTGTGCAACTGGGAGGGGATGTTGCACAGTGGAGCACCAATGGTGTTAACCGTTGGCACCTTGGCCTGATGGCCGGTTATGCCACCAGCAGTAGCCATACCCACTCTAACCTGACGGGATACTCCTCTCGTGGACAAATTCACGGCTATAGCGCGGGTATCTACGGTACCTGGCATGCCAACGATATTGATAAAACGGGAGCCTGGGTTGACAGTTGGTTACTGTACAACTGGTTTGATAACGACGTTTCCGGTGACTATCTGGAAACGGAGAAATACAAATCGGATGGTATTACGGCTTCTCTGGAAACGGGGTATAACTTCCGTGTTGCTGGCAGCAGCGACGCCCGCACCAGCTACTGGTTACAGCCGAAGGTGCAGGCAATCTGGATGAACGTGCGCGCTGACGACCACACAGAGAAAAACGGTACCCGCGTGGTTGATAATTCAGAGGGTAATCTGCAAACCCGTGTTGGTGTGAAAGCATACCTGCAGAGCTATAACAAAATGGATGAAGGAAAGGACAGAAGCTTCCTGCCGTTTGTTGAGGCTAACTGGATCCACAATACCAATCAATTCCGCCTGAAAATGGACGGTGTCAGCAATGAGATTAGCGGCACGCGCAACTACGGTGAACTGAAAGTGGGTGTGGAAAGCCAGATCAACCAGAATTTGCATCTGTGGGGGAACATCTCACAACAGATAGGCAATAACGGTTATAGCGATACCCAGGGAATACTGGGCGTGAAATACACGTTTTGA
- a CDS encoding GNAT family N-acetyltransferase, producing MDLTIELATPVDAENILLLQKMAYQSEALLYQDDSIPALQQTLESLLAQFTDTLMLKASLGEGQIIGSVRGHVVGNTCHVGRLIVHPDFQRRGIGSDLLNELERQCPDITRFELFTGHKSAGNLRLYHRHGYQEYRHVPIHAGLTMIYLEKHRIKS from the coding sequence ATGGATCTTACCATCGAACTGGCCACCCCCGTAGATGCAGAAAATATATTGTTGCTTCAAAAAATGGCTTACCAGAGTGAAGCATTACTGTATCAGGATGATTCGATTCCTGCATTGCAGCAAACGCTTGAATCATTACTGGCGCAATTTACCGACACACTCATGCTTAAAGCGTCTCTGGGGGAAGGGCAAATTATCGGCTCGGTGCGAGGTCATGTTGTCGGGAATACCTGTCATGTGGGGCGTCTGATTGTCCATCCTGACTTTCAGCGCAGAGGAATCGGCTCAGACTTACTCAATGAACTGGAAAGACAATGTCCTGATATCACACGCTTTGAACTCTTTACCGGACATAAAAGTGCAGGCAATTTGCGATTGTATCACCGACACGGCTATCAGGAATACCGTCACGTCCCCATTCACGCAGGACTGACCATGATCTATCTTGAAAAACATCGGATAAAGTCCTGA
- a CDS encoding zinc ribbon domain-containing protein, with protein MSQQEQFCHACGMPLSAPDAKGASDKYCAYCSDAEGNLKPWDEAVSGLAGFLDSWQKVGPEESRKRAIRYLTSMPAWAHKADD; from the coding sequence ATGTCACAGCAAGAACAGTTTTGCCACGCCTGCGGAATGCCGCTGTCCGCACCCGATGCTAAAGGGGCGAGCGATAAATACTGCGCGTATTGCAGTGATGCCGAAGGCAATCTGAAGCCCTGGGATGAAGCCGTTTCCGGTCTGGCGGGATTTCTTGATTCATGGCAAAAAGTTGGCCCAGAGGAGTCACGTAAACGCGCAATCCGTTACCTGACGTCTATGCCTGCCTGGGCACACAAAGCAGACGACTAA